In the genome of Rhodamnia argentea isolate NSW1041297 chromosome 3, ASM2092103v1, whole genome shotgun sequence, one region contains:
- the LOC115748028 gene encoding uncharacterized protein LOC115748028, translated as MKGQKNWVREKHTHPLIWCAAIICAILSVAVIIAGIAVFVGYVIVHPRVPFISVVGGNLDVFQVDPAGVLVSQVTIDIKAENDNARAHASFQNLDLVLSFGGQDVAELRADPFDVRKNTSTIFHYVVQSSPIPLDPGQTDAVSESLRRNEVTFNLKGSARARWRVGFLGSLKYWCHLDCHLQFHPLNQTLTNAKRCSSRGK; from the coding sequence ATGAAGGGGCAAAAGAACTGGGTCCGAGAGAAGCATACCCACCCGCTCATCTGGTGCGCGGCCATCATCTGCGCCATCCTCTCGGTGGCCGTGATCATCGCAGGCATCGCCGTGTTCGTCGGCTACGTCATCGTCCACCCCCGGGTGCCCTTCATCAGCGTCGTCGGCGGGAACCTCGATGTCTTCCAGGTCGACCCGGCCGGGGTCCTGGTGTCCCAGGTGACCATCGACATCAAGGCCGAGAACGACAACGCCAGGGCCCATGCGAGCTTCCAGAATTTGGACTTGGTGCTCAGCTTCGGCGGGCAGGACGTGGCGGAGCTCCGCGCCGACCCGTTCGACGTGAGGAAGAACACCTCCACGATATTCCACTACGTCGTGCAGTCGTCCCCGATCCCGCTCGACCCGGGGCAGACAGATGCCGTCAGCGAGTCGCTGAGGCGGAACGAGGTCACGTTCAATCTGAAGGGCAGTGCCAGGGCTCGGTGGAGGGTGGGGTTCCTGGGCTCGCTCAAGTATTGGTGTCACCTAGACTGTCACCTCCAGTTCCACCCTCTAAACCAGACTTTGACAAACGCCAAACGTTGCAGTTCAAGAGGCAAATGA
- the LOC115748027 gene encoding pentatricopeptide repeat-containing protein At1g77360, mitochondrial-like, with amino-acid sequence MEAMAEYFGGSVFKYPPKASQISTKHANLRLPPSLQPLQFPSHVHANDISPMAKSVCDILARAPPGEIETALDATGIPANPILVEEVLKYSYNYPASAVKFFRWAGQKHKHSSIAWNLMVDLLGKNQAFEQMWDAMRSMKHEGALSMATFASVFSSYCSAGRVNEAVMSFDVMDQYGIQQDTEAVNLILSAICAEDMQTTSASEVYDGIKGKIPPDGDTFAILLEGWEKEGNVNKAKNTFGEMVVRLGWSLQYMSAYDAFLTTLVRGSHAEEAIKFLQVMKGKNCLPGLNFFSTALNILSKRDDSHNCILFWDIMVGSGLMPNLFMYNRMIGLLCNNGDTDNAFRLLDEMVFHGAFPDSLTYNLIFECLVKNKKVRQAAKFFVEMIKNELPPNHSNCSMAITMFFSGDDPETGVDIWNYMIDNRFLHLDESANALLLGLCALGRFSELKKFAEDVFDLRINIYESTREKLKEALYSAGRRSARDTYDFLSRRWRA; translated from the coding sequence ATGGAAGCCATGGCTGAATATTTCGGTGGATCAGTGTTTAAATACCCTCCTAAAGCCTCACAAATTTCGACAAAACACGCGAACTTGAGACTACCGCCGAGCTTGCAGCCCCTTCAGTTCCCCTCCCATGTCCATGCCAATGATATTTCCCCAATGGCCAAATCTGTGTGTGATATCCTCGCGAGGGCACCGCCAGGGGAGATTGAGACTGCACTTGACGCCACTGGGATCCCCGCGAACCCAATCCTTGTGGAAGAAGTCCTTAAGTATTCCTACAATTACCCTGCATCAGCTGTAAAGTTCTTCCGGTGGGCCGGACAAAAGCACAAGCACTCTTCTATCGCGTGGAATCTCATGGTCGACTTGCTCGGCAAGAACCAAGCATTTGAGCAAATGTGGGATGCTATGCGCTCCATGAAGCATGAGGGCGCGCTGTCAATGGCAACATTCGCATCAGTTTTCTCTAGCTACTGCAGTGCTGGTCGGGTCAACGAGGCAGTCATGAGCTTTGATGTTATGGACCAGTATGGGATTCAACAGGATACTGAGGCAGTTAACTTGATATTGAGCGCTATTTGTGCTGAGGACATGCAGACGACGAGTGCTTCGGAGGTTTACGATGGGATCAAGGGTAAGATACCCCCGGATGGCGATACATTTGCAATTTTGCTTGAAGGTTGGGAGAAGGAGGGAAATGTGAACAAGGCCAAGAACACTTTTGGGGAAATGGTTGTTCGCCTTGGATGGAGTTTGCAGTACATGTCAGCTTATGATGCTTTCTTGACTACACTAGTTCGTGGGTCGCATGCGGAGGAGGCCATTAAGTTTCTCCaggtgatgaagggaaaaaaCTGCTTGCCAggtttaaactttttttctacTGCCCTTAATATTCTTAGTAAGAGGGATGATTCACACAACTGTATCCTGTTTTGGGATATCATGGTTGGTAGTGGATTGATGCCTAACTTGTTCATGTACAACCGAATGATTGGTCTGCTGTGCAACAATGGTGACACCGACAATGCATTCAGGCTGCTGGATGAGATGGTGTTTCATGGTGCTTTTCCTGATTCCTTGACATATAACTTGATTTTCGAATGTCTAGTTAAAAACAAGAAGGTCCGCCAAGCAGCCAAATTTTTCGTTGAGATGATCAAGAATGAGTTGCCACCAAATCATTCTAATTGCTCCATGGCCATAACTATGTTTTTTAGTGGCGACGACCCTGAGACAGGTGTTGATATATGGAACTACATGATTGACAACCGCTTCTTGCATCTCGATGAAAGTGCGAATGCCTTGCTTCTTGGCCTCTGCGCTTTGGGTAGGTTCTCAGAGTTGAAGAAATTTGCAGAAGACGTGTTTGATCTAAGAATTAACATCTATGAATCAACGAGGGAAAAGTTGAAGGAGGCCTTGTATAGCGCGGGAAGGAGAAGTGCAAGGGACACATATGATTTTCTTTCAAGGAGATGGAGAGCTTGA